The nucleotide sequence GCGCGAAGGAAGATCATGAATGTAAATATATCTTCCATCACATGAATCACTCGCGTTTTTTAAACTTGTCGTTGCGTTGATGAAAGGGAAAACCTCTAAACAATTAGGTTTTGGGTTTTCGGTTTGAGAGATAGTTGTTTGTGAGTTCACTATTTCATGATTAACAACAAGTATGGATTTGGGAACATTTAAGTGGCGGAACAGTATGTAAAAAGGAAGGAAGGCCCAAATTAGTAACCCTAATACACAAACATGAAGCCCTTGAAACATGATATTTGGTTTCATCGAAAATGGAGATCACACTGGATTAGGGACTGATTTTGTAGCAATAGATTGTTATGTAAGGATTAAGTAACCAGAGCATGCCCCATTCATAATTAAGTATGACTCATTGGATTGATTTTCAAGTCAGGTTAAAACTTCAAATATCAAACTTTGTGTTATAACTCATGTGTAGTGGTCTACctttcttagcgagaggtcagaagTTCGACTCCCGTAtggtgcaacattgcacacaaggtttcccctttacccttgaattccacccaagggtgccttccgcacatcgcgttgtGTGGGAAGGGAGattttaccgcccatgccctcgAATTGAGCTGGGTTTCCGCCTGGAcagcagttgggggcgggttatgcaactgcgggagatgaacgTGGATGGTTAAGTCCCCTTGGGTGATCCCGTagtgctgttcaaaaaaaaaaaagaaaaaacctCAATATCAACGTAACTTGAGGATCAGAGAGGGTCATAAGCGGTTATTGGATAACTGGAATAGACAGTGTACACCAAGTAAAAATATTCTCCCTCTCTTGATGGTCTATTAGAAAAACCTTATTGGTTACCCATTTCAATGGTTTGAAATTCCAAATAACTAAAAATATGATACATGAAATAGAAATTATTGAAGTATTATACAAAATAAAATTTTGAGTTAAATTCGATGAAAGTTCAAAATAAAATATTGTCAAAGCTTCAAACTAGAACAAAAATACACAATTGCGAGAACTTTTATATTATTGGTATATATATGGTTATGAGGTTTTTCTAAGTTCAAGTTATTTGAAAGGACGATTATTCCAACATCATATTCTAATATACGTGGGCATGCTGGTTCCGTTCTAATTCGATGCCCAAGGCGAAACACATGAAAAATGCGCTTTAGAAAATTTTACTATTATAAAGTTTGAACCAAATTAAGTTAATTAAGTTAGCCGACTTATTCACACACCAATTTCTTTTAGATACTCTAATATTTCAGCTCGAGAAGATATATTTTGAATTAACATTTATTTTTCCTTCCATCGTCACCATAAAATTTAACGACCCAAAATCCTTATTGTTAAGTTCACCATTAACAACGTTCATCGGTCAATGGTTCAAAGAAGGTTTAAAGGTTACCATTGCAAAGGAGTGACATGTAAACATTGAAGATGAAAACTACGTAAATTCAGCCATATGTGATTAATCCGATAAAATGTAAGCAACATAAGGTATGAGGTTTATATTTATAGATAAACCCTAATTTTAGAACCCTTCAAACCACTATATCTCTTCCATAAAATTATGAAAAAATATTGTCCAGATCCAGTGGCGGAAGCATGAATCTTTTTCACCGggagccatttttttttttttttgaaaaacgtaGCAacctttttgggcaaaatatggaggtttctggacaaaatatggaggttaTTAGGCAAAATTTGGAGGTTGTTGGTTAAATATGAAGATTTTGGGGAAAATATGAAACTTTAGGGGCAAAAGATTGAGACTTTACAAATCTACTGTGAGCCGGTGCCCCCCTCCACCCGGTCCCTTCATATTTTCGCCTCTGTCCCGATCCATATAGGATTGTTTAATCGACTCAAGAAATGTGCGCGCCCTATGCTACCGCATGAATGGCACACACACATGGTAATTAAACTAGCACGAGCACAATAAATGACAATCTGCACGCCAAATTACCTTATTTACTGCGCATAAGCGTAATTATCTGCGTGAATCCTGCATCTTATCTGCCGCATGATCTCAATTATACACTTTTTAGATAGATACATTAAAGACTGTTGAAGATCATGTGGATCAGAAACTGATTCTTGATTTTGAAAATATTGGAATGATTTTGAAAATATTGGAATAGAACTGGAAGATTGAGATTGTGCAATGATCTTCTTTACTTCTTTACGACGGTCACATTAACTTCGTAGATACACTATAGGAGTAGTATGGTAGATATACACTTccattttttattttgttttaattaatttctAGTTTATAGAAACATACAAAGAAAAACCTTTCTTTAAATTAGCTAATATCGATTTCTAAATATAGAGAATGAAATTTATTCAACTGGTACTCGTATTATATAAGGCCCTAAGTttctacatacatacatacatacatattaatatTATACTTTAACTTATAAAGTCTGGGCAGAACAATATCTCAAGTGATAGCAGAATCATCTTGTATTTGCAGACTTCGACTCAACTTCTACCATATTTTGTCGCAATTGTGTCACTTTGTTGATTATTTCTTCAACTGATATATCAAACGCATCTTTCAAACTATCCAATTTGGATTCAGCATATATCGTTTTCGGGATCAAATTCACCACTTCATTCCTCATCATCCTGACCTTCATAGGATCAATCTGACTAAGACGTTGTTCTATACTTACATTCTTACGAATATCATCTTCCGAGATAAAAACCGAATAATCCGTATGGTTTATCGGCACATGCCACGTGTACTGTGTATAAAAAGAATCCGGATGAAAGAAAACAGGAATACAACCAGCTAAAATCGAATCGAAACTCGATCTTCGTGTAGTTGTATCGCCTCGAGGTTGTAAACAAAAAACCGAATTTCCAAAAGTATTCATTAAATTACTCGGCGAATGACAGTTAATTTCTTCTAACCCGCATCCTAACCATTCGCCTACGCTCGAATTCTTGCATTGTTCTATTATTCGACTCCTGATCGAATCTGGGTATAAACGTGATTCACCTACGAAATAAAACAACCATTTTCGGTCCCAATTTAACACTCGTTTTTGCCAATCGAAAACATCAGAATCTTTAGACGGATGAAAATAAGTCGGGTATGGAATAGCAAAATCGTTCGAATCATGCGGGTCCGATTCGATGAGAAGCATCGACATGTTTCTCGCCACGGGTAAATTCAAAAAACTATTCCCCGAAATTTCATCATTTTCGATCGGTCTTCGATGATTCCACGTGGTTCGACCTCCAGCTAGAAAATGATCTTGACCGTTCATTTTCTTCCATTCGGGTTGTTTTTGTAACCAATTTTGAAGATCAAGAGACGCAGCGTCTCTTACGGAAACATCATATCCGTAAAGATATTTTTGCGCGTCGAACCCTGCGTAAAACGGGACAAAAATAGCAGCAGCCATTGACGAATCGTTTGTTAAACATTCGTATTGTTTCATTCGAGCGTTGAAAATAAGATCAAGAGTCCATTGATTTGTGTTATACCAACCATTATCAGATAACACGCCTTCAGAATTGTTGACTGCAGGACCAAAGCCATTATTCATAATGTGTATACACATGTCGCAAAACACGTTAATACTCTTACATTCATTCACTATATCTTCATTAAATCGCGAAGGAAGATCGTGAATATAAACATACCTTCCGCTACATGGATCACGTTTTGGGTTTTCGGAGTTCACTATTTCATAAATACCATGGAATATGATTTCGGGATCGGTACTCAATATGCAGACAAGTATGTAAAACGAAACGAATACCCAAATTACCAACCAAATTGCACAAATATGAATCCCTTGAAACATGATATTAGGTTTCATCATGATGGAGATCACAAAAGATGAGTGagtgattttgggtgaatatgtacATCTACATTGTTATGTTAATAGAAGTGTATATATGGATATAATGAGCATGACCCATTGACAAGTAAGTATGGTGCTTTGAATTTTATTGCAATTGCAATAATTGAAAATTTAACACATTCGATCGGTAGCTTAATCTTTAAAGTTTGTTGCTGCTTGAAACACTTGAAGCATTACTATAAGTAGTCGAAAACGTCGACGATTTCACAAATCACAACACAGTACAACACAGATGGATGATTGTGCAAGAGTACTACTAGTACCAAATATTAAAGGTCTTAATTTAACAAGAAAGCATGGTTTAATTATTCAACAATCATTGCCTTAAAATAAAGCTAACTGTCATCACCCAGCATTAACTGAATACAAGGTAAATTTTTGCATACGCATAGCTCTCAACAAAAGACACTTCCTTTTCCTCCTCTCTTCAAAACCCTAAAACAAAAACTCAGCCGCCACTCCTATTCTTCTTCTCCATGTAAGTGATGTAACATCCCAAGAATTTGAGGTAATATTTAATGTTTTAATACCTTAAGATGTTGTTTAATTAGAGCACTCTTAACCATGACATACAGTCAAGGGATAACTGACTGCCACATCAGCGTCACATTAGCACTTACTTCCCATCACTAACCAACCACTAAACTGCTAATATGCATGACGTACCATCACTTGTCCCAGctcaattttttttatattaaacttatacaattaacctatatataacaattaaaatcctaaaaataaaaattttattaataaaaaaaatattacaaattcctaaaaataaaaaaacattacaaattTCTTAAAAATAAAAAAACCCATTACAAATTCCCAAAAATAAAAAAAACCATTAaaaattcctaaaaaaaaaaaacattacaaattcctaaaaaaaaCTTACCGATTCCTAAAAAAAACATTACAAGCTCAATACGACCCAATCGTATCGTCACTCACGTGTCCCGAATCGCTACTGTTGTGCGGGTAGTGAGGATGAGGTCGAACGCAGAATTGTCGGGTCCAAAtaccaatacaatacaatacaactcGATTCAGTTGCATTTGAGTTTGGCTCTCCCGACAATTTCATGTCATTCTTTTTCGGTCATGATAAACTCGAACTTATCGGTTTCGGGATCACAGTAAGCAAACTCCGAGGCCTTAAAGTCAACATTTTGGCGTATGTAGTCGAACAAACACCCCGTGTCCCAGTAGGTGATATCGAGTGACTCGAACGACTTACATTGCCCATCAATGTACATCTTCCAGTCAGAGCTCAGTTCTCCCGCATACCAAATATCCATCGAAACAGTTAAACGCGCCATCGTGTATTTATGTTTGAGTGTGTGTTTTATGAAATAAAATGGCAGTATGTGTATATGTTTGAATGCTATTTGAATGCAGTATGAGTCTGGTGCTGtgtaacatctcgcctttttccgtttactttccgtttaactattttaaagtccgttatataattataacatctttcgttaatacgcgttttaaaatatttcgtttaggtaattcacgcacccgatttaaactcgaaggactaaagtcgccaaagggtcaaactagtgactaggtcaactagtcaacccttctcctccatccacTCATTCATCCTCCCTTTTCTACTTTTGATACTTTCAAGTTCTCTCAACTCTCAAACAAAGAATCACCATCTATTTCAAATCAAGCAAGcaccaatccaaacaaattacatatttggaattctcgcatcttcctcttcgattccataccgatttaattatatttgggtaactttctaaaatcactagattttgtgttcttgatgatttttacttataaaagtgttaattagtgtctatggctcaagtctaacatgaatatgtgatttatatgctcgatctcgttattttaagtaattagcatgaacttgaaagtttggtgtgtttgatcttgagatttgattgcttaaatgttgttagatgttataaatgcatgtattaaatgtgttcctaacatcactagcttcaaattgatatgtaggttgacatggattagcttcataagtaaaattgttaaatttgtgaatttgggttagggtttgatagaagtaaaatggatttttgatgcaccaaatgctatgcaatgttgtttgtaaatgTTTAGATGCATCgtatgcgtaattatctacgaaacggcgtatcacatgtgtgcatttaattcccgaatcataattgtgcatttatgaaattgaagcattaatgataagctttaattgatcatttaatttggaaaatTCAATTAtttcaaatgatgtttttggttgatgaaacatgtttagttgtgttccttttcaaattagctttccaaagatataagatacgtgtcgtaagagtttacggtttgcgttttgtgtttAAATGAAAATTGGTTTGGGACTTGGAaaattgaaacagaccaggcatcaGACCACGTTGATTGTCGCGGCGCGAAActctttggtcgcggcgcggcatttgctgtgtttgggttctgaccaagcctacacttttacgaaaaatgtttgctatgctacgcatctccgattcacatgtaacttgttctaacatgcttatatattaataaaaacctcagaaaaatagttcgggacccgacccgaacgtgttgactttttcgttgactttgacccgacccaagttgacttttaatcaaacttaaccaaatgtttgtgcaatcgttctcatatgcttttatacttgtatcttgcatggaacgtgacaacttgactcacatgctatagtaatcgagtcgtagcgagccataggactaattgaacatacgtgcactcaaggtgagatcatattcccaccttttcaaatacttttatacttttaaatcgtgggctgagaaacatatacattacttacttatatatatttcatatgtATATGAatactttcatacttttatactttgaatacaaatacgaaagcaaagatacgtacgagttagaacgtaaatcctcaagtccaattatcattagttacacttgtagggtgtaagcgagaacttatgttgtgtggccatacgggtttgatgaACCCTCATTCGGaggaatgaaacgtattttcgaaatatagtgtaggttctaacactattatgcagaggtaagattcagttaagcttgataattgggtgctcgtgatacaaacacatcttttgagatgtatacgcttgataaatgATTTATAATAAAACATGTGGTTcaaacatactttatacatacaactatgatttcaccaacattttcgttgacagattcttctatgttttctcaggtccttgaatgcttatgGATATATACTTccgcttactttttgatacttgcttggatgtcgagtatacatgcatacgtggagcatcttttgataatcaaattgtgtcgcatagatttcaattgtactttaaactttagaATGTAATTCGTAAATGAACtatttttgtaaaccttgaaacatcctcacttttgaaatgaatgcgacatgtgttttggtcaaacgttattttaaagactcatgaccatgtaacgggacctaagtagacggcgccatcaatgacgattttgtcgggtcgctacagatggtatcagagcgttgattgtagggatttagagttcattggtgtcaaccccgagtcatagggtacattagtgagtctagactacaaccggcatatagacttgaagtaggaatt is from Rutidosis leptorrhynchoides isolate AG116_Rl617_1_P2 chromosome 10, CSIRO_AGI_Rlap_v1, whole genome shotgun sequence and encodes:
- the LOC139870118 gene encoding xyloglucan galactosyltransferase MUR3-like; its protein translation is MCIHIMNNGFGPAVNNSEGVLSDNGWYNTNQWTLDLIFNARMKQYECLTNDSSMAAAIFVPFYAGFDAQKYLYGYDVSVRDAASLDLQNWLQKQPEWKKMNGQDHFLAGGRTTWNHRRPIENDEISGNSFLNLPVARNMSMLLIESDPHDSNDFAIPYPTYFHPSKDSDVFDWQKRVLNWDRKWLFYFVGESRLYPDSIRSRIIEQCKNSSVGEWLGCGLEEINCHSPSNLMNTFGNSVFCLQPRGDTTTRRSSFDSILAGCIPVFFHPDSFYTQYTWHVPINHTDYSVFISEDDIRKNVSIEQRLSQIDPMKVRMMRNEVVNLIPKTIYAESKLDSLKDAFDISVEEIINKVTQLRQNMVEVESKSANTR